The following proteins are co-located in the Flectobacillus major DSM 103 genome:
- the dnaN gene encoding DNA polymerase III subunit beta has translation MKFVVSSSVLLKQLSTVNGVITNNPIVPILENFLFQLEQSQLTVTASDLQTVMITTLEVESTDTGSIAVPARLLLDTLRGLPDQPITFKVDTDTFGTEIITENGRYKLSGENAIDFPRVPQVSKSLSVEIPADVLGAAIANTIFAVSNDDLRPAMTGVYVQLSGQYTNFVATDGHRLIRYRRSDIQSEQESTMIIPRKALNLLKSSLPSDNTAVTADFSASNAFFSFNNIKMICRLIDERFPDYENAIPQNNPNVLTINRQELLGSLKRISIYSNKTTHQIRLKLLPNDLVISAEDLDYSNEANERLLCDYDGDAMEIGFNAKFLIEMLNNLSSNMIALEMSAPNRAGLIIPAETKDNEDILMLVMPVMLNSYA, from the coding sequence ATGAAATTCGTTGTATCTTCATCAGTCCTTTTAAAACAGCTCTCTACGGTCAATGGCGTTATTACCAACAACCCTATTGTGCCAATTTTAGAGAACTTTTTATTCCAATTAGAACAATCTCAACTAACAGTGACGGCATCGGACTTGCAAACAGTCATGATTACCACTTTAGAAGTTGAATCAACAGACACGGGGTCTATTGCAGTTCCTGCTCGTTTGTTGTTAGATACCCTACGAGGATTGCCCGACCAACCTATTACTTTCAAGGTTGATACAGATACCTTTGGTACAGAAATCATCACTGAAAATGGACGATACAAGCTTTCTGGTGAAAATGCGATAGATTTCCCTCGTGTTCCACAGGTGTCTAAAAGTCTTTCTGTCGAAATTCCAGCAGATGTATTAGGTGCTGCTATTGCCAATACTATTTTTGCAGTTTCTAACGACGACCTTCGCCCTGCTATGACAGGGGTGTATGTACAGCTTTCAGGCCAATATACCAACTTTGTAGCAACCGACGGCCATAGATTAATCCGTTATAGAAGAAGCGATATTCAATCGGAGCAGGAGTCAACCATGATTATACCTCGCAAAGCGTTGAATTTATTAAAATCATCTTTGCCTTCTGATAATACCGCTGTTACAGCCGACTTCAGTGCATCGAATGCTTTTTTTAGCTTCAATAATATCAAAATGATTTGCCGTTTGATTGATGAGCGTTTTCCTGACTATGAAAATGCTATTCCACAAAACAATCCAAATGTATTGACAATCAATCGTCAGGAGTTGTTAGGTTCGTTGAAACGTATTTCTATTTATTCTAACAAAACTACTCATCAAATCCGTTTGAAATTATTACCAAATGATTTGGTAATATCGGCAGAAGACTTGGATTACTCAAACGAAGCCAACGAGCGATTACTATGCGACTATGATGGCGATGCTATGGAAATAGGCTTCAATGCGAAGTTCCTTATCGAAATGCTGAACAATTTGAGTTCAAATATGATTGCCCTTGAAATGTCGGCACCCAACCGTGCTGGTTTGATTATTCCTGCCGAAACCAAAGATAACGAAGATATTTTGATGCTTGTAATGCCAGTAATGCTTAATAGCTATGCTTAG
- a CDS encoding DUF1624 domain-containing protein translates to MESLPQTKRIESIDLLRGLVIIIMTLDHVRDFFHADAYLFDPTDLAKTYPTLFLTRIITHYCAPIFILLAGTSAYQVGQKKGIEALATYLLKRGIGLIVLELTVLNIGWFFNIRFGIISFQVIGAIGLSMIVLSRMVYWPIKWILAIALLMIFGHNLLDTITINDNSFLAFVWAVLHQQRIFDWIPKHIIFIGYPIIPWVGVMALGYVLGKLYTKQYQAQQRQTLLKKIGLGTIILFVIIRATNLYGDTRLWETQGSVIMTALSFVNVSKYPPSLLYLLLTLGPAFLALAYLEKVTHTIWNKVLVYGRVSMFYYILHVYVIHILAAIAASMTGFGADAMVLNTWVYMSPHLQGYGFGLWAVYLIWIVVVVGLYPLCQWYGAYKRNHSAYWWLSYV, encoded by the coding sequence ATGGAAAGTTTACCACAAACCAAAAGAATAGAATCTATCGACCTACTAAGAGGTTTGGTGATTATTATTATGACGCTCGACCATGTGCGTGATTTTTTTCATGCAGATGCGTATCTGTTTGACCCAACAGATTTAGCCAAAACTTATCCTACTTTATTTCTTACAAGGATAATCACGCATTATTGTGCTCCAATTTTTATTCTTTTAGCAGGTACTTCGGCCTATCAGGTTGGCCAAAAAAAAGGAATAGAAGCCTTAGCCACTTATTTGTTAAAACGTGGAATTGGACTAATTGTATTGGAGCTTACAGTTTTGAATATTGGCTGGTTTTTTAATATCCGATTTGGAATTATTTCCTTTCAGGTAATTGGAGCAATTGGGCTTAGTATGATTGTATTATCGAGAATGGTATATTGGCCTATAAAATGGATACTTGCCATTGCCTTATTGATGATTTTTGGGCATAATTTATTGGATACTATCACAATCAATGATAATAGCTTTTTAGCATTTGTATGGGCGGTATTGCATCAGCAACGGATATTTGACTGGATTCCTAAACATATTATTTTCATAGGTTATCCCATTATTCCTTGGGTAGGCGTAATGGCATTAGGATATGTATTAGGAAAGTTGTACACCAAGCAATACCAAGCTCAGCAACGACAAACCCTCCTAAAGAAAATTGGCTTGGGAACTATTATTTTGTTTGTTATCATACGAGCTACCAATCTTTATGGCGATACACGTTTATGGGAAACACAAGGCTCGGTTATTATGACAGCTCTTTCATTTGTCAATGTCAGCAAGTATCCACCTTCTTTGTTGTACCTATTACTAACGCTAGGGCCAGCCTTCTTGGCACTGGCTTATTTAGAAAAGGTAACACATACAATATGGAACAAAGTACTGGTATATGGGCGAGTTTCGATGTTTTATTATATTCTACATGTTTATGTGATTCATATACTGGCAGCCATAGCAGCATCCATGACAGGCTTTGGGGCAGATGCTATGGTACTAAACACATGGGTATACATGTCACCTCATTTACAAGGATACGGTTTTGGCTTGTGGGCAGTATATTTGATATGGATTGTGGTAGTGGTAGGATTATATCCCTTATGTCAATGGTACGGGGCGTATAAGCGAAATCATTCGGCCTATTGGTGGCTGAGTTATGTATAA
- a CDS encoding branched-chain amino acid aminotransferase — protein MTDTVQIEIHPIEKSRIETVDFDNLVFGRSFADHMLVVDYKDGAWQTPQIVPYGPISYTPAMMSLHYGQAIFEGMKAYKNEDGEIMVFRPLDNWARLNKSAVRMCMPEIPEDVFLEGLSALLKLDAAWIPAKPGCSMYIRPFMFSTDEYVGVTPSKSYKFIIFNCPVGAYYSKPLRVKVETQYIRAAHGGVGFSKNAGNYGGSLYPTQLAIQAGYDQIIWTDAATHQFVEEAGTMNLMFVIDNVLVTAPTGDTILDGITRKSVLQIARDWGMQVEERQLSVKELVEGIQSGKVQEAFGAGTAAVIAPIATIGFEGQDYDLPERPADAFSKRVYDEINSIRLGVKADERGWVYKV, from the coding sequence ATGACAGATACAGTGCAAATCGAAATTCATCCGATAGAGAAATCGAGAATTGAGACGGTTGACTTTGACAACCTTGTTTTTGGACGCTCTTTTGCTGACCACATGCTTGTGGTAGATTATAAAGACGGTGCTTGGCAAACACCACAGATTGTACCTTATGGCCCTATTTCATATACTCCAGCCATGATGTCGTTACATTATGGACAAGCAATTTTTGAGGGAATGAAAGCCTACAAAAATGAGGATGGTGAAATTATGGTGTTTAGACCACTCGACAACTGGGCTCGTTTGAACAAATCGGCTGTACGTATGTGTATGCCAGAAATTCCTGAAGATGTATTTTTGGAAGGCTTGTCGGCTTTACTGAAATTGGATGCTGCTTGGATTCCTGCCAAACCAGGATGTTCGATGTATATTCGTCCATTTATGTTCTCAACCGACGAGTATGTAGGTGTAACACCATCAAAAAGCTATAAATTTATCATTTTCAACTGCCCTGTAGGAGCTTATTATAGTAAGCCTTTGCGTGTAAAAGTTGAAACACAGTATATTCGTGCTGCTCATGGTGGCGTAGGCTTCTCGAAGAATGCAGGCAACTATGGCGGTTCGTTGTATCCAACTCAATTGGCTATTCAGGCAGGTTATGACCAAATCATCTGGACAGATGCTGCTACACACCAATTTGTAGAAGAAGCTGGTACTATGAACCTTATGTTTGTGATTGATAACGTATTGGTAACAGCACCAACTGGCGACACGATTTTGGACGGTATTACTCGCAAATCGGTATTACAAATTGCTCGTGACTGGGGTATGCAGGTAGAAGAACGCCAATTATCAGTAAAAGAATTGGTAGAGGGTATCCAATCGGGTAAAGTACAAGAAGCTTTCGGAGCAGGTACTGCCGCAGTTATTGCACCAATTGCCACTATAGGCTTTGAAGGGCAAGATTACGACTTACCAGAACGCCCTGCTGACGCTTTCTCGAAAAGAGTTTATGATGAAATCAACTCAATTCGTTTAGGCGTGAAAGCCGACGAAAGAGGCTGGGTTTATAAAGTATAA
- a CDS encoding Lrp/AsnC family transcriptional regulator, with product MELDKLYWDILVLLQENARLSFAEIGRQVGLSSPAVAERVQKLEEAGIIKRFSIDLDCEKLGYSLKASILFKAHSGKIQAFLNYIKQMPEIYQCDRITGEYCLVMKLVVKRPNDLENIINQFSEFGDSTTSVILSSPIDSKVMHPYP from the coding sequence ATGGAATTAGATAAATTGTATTGGGATATTTTGGTATTGTTGCAAGAAAATGCCCGCTTATCCTTTGCCGAAATAGGCCGACAAGTGGGCTTATCGTCGCCTGCGGTAGCCGAGAGGGTTCAAAAACTAGAAGAAGCTGGTATTATCAAAAGATTTAGTATCGACCTCGACTGTGAAAAATTAGGATATTCTCTCAAGGCGAGTATCTTGTTCAAGGCTCATTCGGGTAAAATACAGGCATTTTTGAATTATATCAAGCAAATGCCTGAAATATACCAGTGCGACAGAATTACAGGAGAATACTGTTTAGTGATGAAATTGGTAGTAAAGCGACCTAACGACCTAGAAAATATTATTAATCAATTTTCAGAATTTGGAGATTCTACCACTTCTGTAATACTTTCAAGTCCAATTGATTCGAAAGTAATGCACCCATATCCATAA
- the gldG gene encoding gliding motility-associated ABC transporter substrate-binding protein GldG, giving the protein MKNKIIPFILVILVIIGINYAANYYFFRIDLTQEGRYTIAPATQSLLENLDDEVTVKVYLTGKNIPAGFKRLENAVKETLDEFKIYGGNNIRYTFIDLNSEIKDEKVRNQKIIEIAKKGIPPTNVFNNEDGNKVQSLVLPGAIITYKDREVATLLLKGNKMASPQEILNQSYEGVEYQLASAIKVLTQQEKKKIGFFINYTTLPAVNQLDLIGSLKKFYELYPVDLRNSPTLDGLDAVFVLKPDIAFSEDDKYKIDQFIMNGGKALFFMDAVKVDSAAREGNVCTPLNLNLDDLLFKYGVRFNHNLIKDAQMCAAIPMDIGNFGDKSNIQLVPWQYFPLINNFGKSPIVKNLDAIYTKYTGSLDTVKANGIIKTPLLLTSQYTQLLNAPAVMSYNVASKELRAEQYKAGVQMVSVLLEGKFESLFKNRILPNDPKASTFKSNGQATKIIVCADGDIAVNDFDRKNNTPLPLGFDRYSGNTFANKDFVLNALDYLLDDNGVISARNKEVTLRPLDKSALQNEREYWQTINLVLPLVVVVALGILRNYLRKRKFA; this is encoded by the coding sequence ATGAAGAACAAAATTATTCCGTTTATTCTCGTTATTTTGGTGATTATCGGTATCAACTATGCCGCTAATTATTATTTTTTTAGAATCGACCTCACTCAAGAAGGCCGATATACTATTGCTCCTGCTACCCAATCACTCCTCGAAAATCTCGACGATGAAGTTACGGTCAAAGTGTATCTTACTGGCAAAAATATTCCTGCAGGATTCAAACGGTTAGAAAATGCGGTAAAGGAAACATTAGATGAATTTAAAATTTATGGAGGCAACAATATTAGGTATACTTTTATTGACCTAAACAGCGAAATAAAAGATGAAAAGGTACGCAACCAGAAAATCATAGAAATTGCTAAAAAGGGAATTCCACCTACCAATGTTTTCAATAATGAGGATGGCAACAAAGTACAGTCGTTGGTATTGCCAGGGGCTATTATTACTTACAAAGACCGAGAAGTAGCTACGCTATTGCTTAAAGGCAACAAAATGGCATCGCCACAAGAAATCCTCAACCAATCTTATGAAGGGGTAGAGTACCAGTTAGCATCGGCTATCAAAGTATTGACCCAGCAAGAAAAAAAGAAAATAGGCTTTTTTATTAACTATACCACACTTCCAGCTGTTAATCAACTCGATTTGATTGGTTCTTTAAAAAAATTCTATGAGCTATATCCTGTAGATTTACGTAACTCTCCTACCCTCGATGGCCTCGACGCTGTGTTTGTCCTAAAGCCAGATATAGCTTTTAGTGAAGATGATAAATACAAGATAGACCAGTTTATTATGAATGGAGGCAAAGCTCTATTCTTTATGGATGCCGTAAAGGTAGATTCGGCTGCTCGTGAAGGAAATGTTTGTACGCCACTCAATCTCAACCTCGACGACTTGCTGTTTAAATATGGGGTACGCTTCAACCATAACCTTATCAAAGATGCCCAAATGTGTGCCGCTATACCAATGGACATTGGCAACTTTGGTGATAAGTCCAATATACAGCTTGTTCCTTGGCAGTATTTTCCATTGATCAATAATTTTGGGAAATCGCCTATTGTAAAAAATCTCGACGCAATTTATACCAAATATACAGGCTCGTTAGATACCGTAAAGGCTAATGGTATTATCAAAACACCCCTTTTGCTTACTTCTCAGTACACCCAATTGCTCAATGCCCCTGCCGTAATGAGTTATAATGTTGCGAGCAAAGAGCTACGTGCAGAGCAATACAAAGCGGGAGTACAAATGGTAAGTGTATTACTAGAAGGAAAATTTGAGTCATTATTCAAAAATAGAATTTTACCCAACGACCCCAAAGCCTCTACATTCAAAAGCAATGGCCAAGCCACAAAAATTATCGTTTGTGCCGATGGCGATATTGCTGTAAATGATTTTGATAGAAAAAACAATACACCTCTTCCGCTGGGCTTTGACCGCTATTCGGGCAATACCTTTGCCAACAAAGACTTTGTACTCAATGCTCTTGATTATTTGCTCGACGATAATGGCGTTATTTCAGCCCGTAATAAAGAAGTAACTTTACGCCCTTTAGACAAGTCGGCTTTACAGAATGAAAGAGAATATTGGCAAACGATCAATTTGGTACTCCCGCTTGTTGTTGTGGTAGCGTTGGGAATCTTACGAAATTACCTCCGAAAGAGAAAGTTTGCTTAA
- a CDS encoding response regulator translates to MTSSPIKIVVYEDNPDLRESLSVLLKGSVGFELAGAFINCENVEAQMREFKPDVVLMDIDMPVANGLKGLRAIKKMAPNVNVLMFTVFDDNEHIFDAICSGAVGYLLKRTPPTKLLEAIYDAHHGGAPMTSSIARKVLQMLPQQQPRVAENVSYKLTERETEILNLLVKGNSYKMIADKCGITMDTVRSHIKKIYDKLHVHSQTEAVAKAIHENIV, encoded by the coding sequence ATGACTTCTTCTCCCATTAAAATAGTAGTTTATGAAGACAATCCTGATTTAAGAGAAAGCCTTTCTGTCTTACTGAAAGGGTCGGTAGGATTTGAGTTGGCGGGAGCTTTCATCAATTGTGAAAATGTAGAAGCCCAAATGAGGGAATTTAAACCCGATGTTGTGCTAATGGATATTGATATGCCTGTAGCCAATGGCTTGAAAGGATTAAGGGCTATAAAAAAAATGGCACCAAATGTAAATGTACTAATGTTTACTGTTTTTGACGACAATGAACATATTTTTGACGCTATTTGCTCTGGTGCGGTAGGATATTTGCTAAAAAGAACTCCTCCAACCAAATTACTGGAGGCCATTTATGATGCCCATCACGGCGGAGCACCCATGACATCGAGTATTGCCCGAAAAGTATTACAGATGTTGCCCCAACAACAACCTAGGGTAGCCGAAAATGTGTCGTATAAACTAACAGAACGAGAAACCGAAATTTTGAATTTGCTTGTAAAAGGTAATAGTTACAAAATGATCGCCGATAAATGTGGCATTACCATGGATACTGTACGTTCGCATATCAAAAAGATTTATGATAAGCTACATGTGCATTCCCAAACCGAAGCTGTTGCCAAGGCTATTCATGAAAATATTGTGTAA
- a CDS encoding cob(I)yrinic acid a,c-diamide adenosyltransferase: MKIYTKTGDKGSTSLVGGTRILKSELRIEAYGTIDELNSYIGLLGDQVVNQNKKELLKEIQDRLFTIGSILASEPEQTKKKIPDLHDSDIELLEKAMDTMNEKLEAMRFFILPGGHQSVSFGHIARTVCRRAERMVVRLSEESDTDYLVIRYLNRLSDYLFILCRYMAKELGVEEVAWKARV; encoded by the coding sequence ATGAAGATTTATACAAAAACAGGAGATAAAGGAAGTACATCGCTGGTAGGAGGTACACGTATTTTGAAATCAGAACTGAGAATAGAAGCCTATGGAACTATCGACGAGCTTAACTCATATATTGGTTTGTTGGGAGATCAAGTTGTAAATCAAAACAAAAAAGAACTTCTTAAAGAAATTCAAGACCGATTATTTACGATAGGGTCTATTTTGGCTTCAGAACCAGAACAAACCAAGAAAAAAATCCCTGATTTGCACGATAGCGATATAGAGCTACTCGAAAAAGCGATGGATACCATGAACGAAAAACTAGAAGCCATGCGTTTCTTCATTCTTCCGGGCGGGCATCAGTCGGTTTCGTTTGGGCATATTGCTCGTACTGTTTGCCGCCGAGCCGAACGAATGGTAGTACGTTTATCTGAAGAAAGCGATACCGATTACTTAGTTATTAGGTATTTGAATCGATTATCTGATTATTTATTTATACTTTGCCGTTATATGGCAAAAGAATTGGGCGTGGAAGAGGTAGCTTGGAAAGCAAGAGTTTAA
- a CDS encoding LytR/AlgR family response regulator transcription factor, producing the protein MVTSRLSNLSAITVTPLNGDYNVFSLEPLRLPKPDVYARKTPKEGYISLPVCCKKNISVAWKDITYLEATSNYTKFYFSNGKNLLVSRTMKDFLSKLDAEMFVRVHKSFAINLNYLVHFDVKEDMYVQLKDGAKISVSRRKKKEFLEKKRQYLGQ; encoded by the coding sequence ATGGTAACATCAAGACTTTCTAATTTATCTGCTATTACCGTTACTCCGCTTAACGGTGACTACAATGTATTTTCTCTAGAGCCACTTCGCTTGCCGAAGCCGGACGTTTATGCCCGAAAAACCCCAAAAGAGGGTTACATCTCATTGCCTGTTTGTTGCAAAAAAAACATTTCTGTTGCTTGGAAAGACATCACTTACCTCGAAGCTACTAGCAATTATACAAAGTTTTACTTCAGTAATGGAAAAAACTTGCTAGTTTCGCGTACAATGAAAGATTTTTTGAGTAAATTAGATGCCGAAATGTTTGTGAGGGTACATAAGTCTTTTGCAATTAATTTGAATTATTTAGTTCACTTTGATGTTAAGGAAGATATGTACGTACAATTGAAGGATGGAGCGAAGATTTCGGTGTCTCGTCGTAAGAAAAAGGAGTTTTTAGAAAAGAAACGCCAGTACTTAGGACAATAA
- a CDS encoding replication-associated recombination protein A has translation MQPLAERMRPKTLDDYVGQQHLVGEKAVLRRAVESGRIPSFILWGPPGVGKTTLASIIAQTLKRPFHTLSAISAGVKDIRETIESAKKQKFFDTPSPILFIDEIHRFSKSQQDSLLGAVEQGIVTLIGATTENPSFEVISALLSRCQVYVLKPLEKDDLVLMLNQALDKDLFLKNRNIILEEYEAILQFSGGDGRKLYNILELVTNFQQEGETLSITNEMVVEKLQQNIALYDKDGEQHYDIISAFIKSIRGSDPNAAVYWLARMIEGGEDIEFIGRRLIILAAEDIGLANPNALLMANTCFQSIRAVGLPEARIILSQTVIYLATSAKSNSAYLAIGEAQALVRETGNLPVPLHLRNAPTKLMKSLDYGKNYKYSHDYEGNFVKQQFLPDAVKNKKLFEPQPNLAEEKIRQKLQQDWGDQYQY, from the coding sequence ATGCAACCCTTAGCAGAACGTATGCGTCCAAAGACGCTCGATGATTATGTTGGACAACAACATTTGGTTGGTGAAAAAGCCGTCTTACGCAGGGCTGTTGAATCAGGGCGAATTCCTTCCTTTATTCTATGGGGACCTCCAGGAGTTGGCAAAACTACCTTGGCCAGTATTATTGCCCAAACCCTCAAACGCCCTTTTCATACACTTTCGGCAATTAGTGCTGGTGTAAAAGATATTCGTGAAACGATTGAATCGGCTAAAAAACAAAAGTTTTTTGATACGCCCTCTCCTATTTTGTTTATTGATGAAATTCATCGTTTTTCTAAATCTCAACAAGATTCCTTGCTTGGTGCTGTCGAACAAGGGATTGTTACACTAATTGGTGCAACTACCGAAAATCCTTCTTTTGAAGTAATATCGGCCTTACTTTCTCGCTGTCAGGTTTATGTATTAAAACCTTTGGAGAAAGATGACTTAGTATTGATGTTGAATCAGGCTTTGGACAAAGATTTATTCTTAAAAAATAGGAATATTATACTTGAAGAATATGAGGCTATTCTACAGTTTTCGGGAGGCGATGGTCGTAAATTATACAATATCTTAGAGCTAGTAACCAACTTTCAGCAAGAGGGAGAAACCTTGTCGATTACCAATGAAATGGTAGTCGAAAAACTACAGCAAAATATAGCCTTGTACGACAAAGATGGCGAGCAGCACTACGATATTATTTCGGCTTTTATAAAATCTATTCGCGGCTCAGACCCAAATGCTGCGGTATATTGGTTAGCTCGAATGATAGAAGGAGGCGAAGATATTGAATTTATAGGGCGACGACTCATTATACTAGCAGCCGAAGATATTGGCTTGGCTAATCCTAATGCCTTATTAATGGCCAATACCTGCTTTCAGTCGATAAGGGCGGTAGGTTTGCCCGAAGCCCGAATTATTCTTTCGCAAACGGTAATCTATTTGGCTACCTCTGCCAAAAGTAACTCTGCTTATTTGGCTATTGGCGAAGCTCAAGCATTGGTACGTGAAACAGGTAATTTGCCAGTGCCTTTACACTTGCGAAATGCTCCAACCAAATTGATGAAGTCGTTGGATTATGGTAAAAACTACAAATATTCGCATGATTACGAAGGTAATTTTGTTAAACAGCAGTTTTTGCCCGATGCTGTAAAAAACAAAAAACTCTTTGAACCTCAGCCTAACTTGGCCGAAGAAAAAATAAGACAGAAATTACAACAAGATTGGGGCGATCAATACCAGTATTAG
- a CDS encoding S-adenosylmethionine:tRNA ribosyltransferase-isomerase gives MDYTSINQIKLADFTYDLPDERIAKFPLSQRDQSKLQVYQKGKITHTQFYHIADFLPENSFLVFNNTKVIPARIHFQKATGATIQIFLLHPVAPTPVINLAMEVSTQCVWECMIGNRKRWKKGDILTQTIQVNQQAVAVSASLVDNEHENHVQLSWQAINTNDEIRFVDLIQALGEIPLPPYLNRDTQASDYETYQTIYSQKKGAVAAPTAGLHFTESVLATLAAKGIQQEFLTLHVGAGTFQPIKVENIVEHRMHNEQIVFSRKNIENLLQNIGHVIPVGTTSMRALESLYWYGVKLIQAKEDIPFFIEKLFPYQHDSMELPTLEASLLSILDNMNQKNLEEITGETEIFIFPSYQLRVCKGIITNYHQPESTLILLIAALIGEDWRKVYQEAMNNDYRFLSYGDSSLLLP, from the coding sequence ATGGATTACACATCAATCAATCAAATCAAACTTGCAGATTTTACTTACGATTTGCCCGATGAGCGAATTGCTAAGTTTCCCCTTAGCCAAAGGGATCAATCTAAGTTACAGGTTTATCAAAAGGGGAAAATTACACATACGCAGTTTTATCATATTGCCGATTTTTTGCCAGAAAATAGCTTTTTGGTTTTCAACAATACCAAGGTGATTCCCGCAAGAATTCATTTTCAAAAAGCCACAGGAGCTACTATTCAGATATTTTTGTTACACCCTGTTGCTCCAACGCCAGTGATTAATTTGGCTATGGAAGTAAGCACACAGTGTGTTTGGGAATGTATGATTGGGAATAGAAAACGCTGGAAAAAAGGCGATATTTTGACCCAAACCATACAAGTAAACCAACAAGCTGTAGCCGTATCAGCTAGCTTAGTAGATAACGAGCATGAAAATCATGTGCAATTATCGTGGCAGGCTATCAATACTAACGACGAAATACGGTTTGTAGATTTAATACAAGCTTTGGGCGAAATACCACTACCGCCGTACCTTAATAGAGATACACAAGCGTCTGATTATGAGACTTATCAGACTATTTATAGCCAGAAGAAAGGGGCTGTGGCTGCTCCTACAGCGGGGTTACATTTTACCGAAAGTGTGTTGGCTACATTGGCCGCTAAAGGTATTCAGCAGGAGTTTTTGACACTGCATGTGGGTGCAGGAACTTTTCAGCCTATCAAGGTCGAAAATATTGTAGAACACCGTATGCACAACGAACAGATTGTTTTTTCGAGAAAAAATATCGAAAATCTGTTACAAAATATCGGTCATGTTATTCCTGTGGGTACAACTTCTATGCGAGCCCTCGAAAGCTTATATTGGTATGGTGTAAAATTGATTCAAGCAAAAGAAGATATTCCATTTTTTATTGAAAAGTTATTTCCTTACCAACACGATTCTATGGAGTTGCCTACGCTTGAGGCTTCTTTACTGAGTATTTTGGACAATATGAACCAGAAAAATCTTGAGGAAATTACGGGCGAAACTGAAATTTTTATTTTCCCAAGTTATCAATTAAGAGTTTGTAAGGGTATTATCACTAATTATCACCAGCCCGAAAGTACGCTTATTTTATTGATTGCCGCTCTGATTGGTGAAGATTGGAGAAAGGTGTACCAAGAAGCCATGAACAATGACTATCGTTTTTTGAGTTACGGCGATTCATCGTTGTTATTGCCATAA